A stretch of the Corylus avellana chromosome ca6, CavTom2PMs-1.0 genome encodes the following:
- the LOC132184087 gene encoding class V chitinase CHIT5b-like, producing MALILRFVHFLSIVYSLFIITTRTGGVMAASPVIKAGYYPSWALDNLPPSAINTSFLTHVFYAFLVPNNVTFEFNISNSEAAILSNFTATLHHKNPQVKTLYSIGGGGIEPNPFAAMASAASSRRTFIHSTIEVARKYGFDGIDLDWEFPESPKEMDDFAHLLKEWRQAVQREARSTNRPPLLLTAAVYYSADFLTHGSRRSYPAVSIKENLDWINVMCYDYHGSWDTSVTGAHAALFDPKTNLSSIYGLKSWIKAGVPGRKVVMGLPLYGKTWKLKDPNLHGVAAPAIGVGPGKEGVLLFSEVEAFNKRTKATIAYDVDTASVYSFTGTTWVGYDDALSITMKIGFAQALGLRGYFFWAISYDNEWKITTQASRAWIVDK from the exons ATGGCATTAATCCTCAGATTTGTGCACTTTCTCTCTATTGTATACTCCTTGTTCATCATCACCACCAGAACTGGCGGCGTCATGGCGGCGTCTCCGGTCATCAAAGCGGGTTATTATCCGTCGTGGGCTTTAGATAATCTCCCACCTTCAGCCATAAACACATCATTTCTCACCCACGTCTTTTATGCTTTTCTTGTGCCCAACAATGTTACCTTTGAGTTTAACATTTCAAATTCAGAGGCTGCAATCCTCTCAAACTTCACCGCCACACTTCATCACAAGAACCCCCAAGTGAAGACTCTTTACTCCATAGGTGGCGGTGGTATTGAGCCCAACCCTTTTGCTGCCATGGCCTCTGCCGCCTCCTCTCGTCGAACTTTCATACATTCAACAATAGAGGTTGCGCGTAAATACGGGTTTGATGGGATTGACCTTGATTGGGAGTTCCCTGAAAGCCCAAAAGAAATGGATGATTTTGCCCACTTACTGAAAGAATGGAGGCAAGCAGTCCAAAGGGAGGCTAGGAGCACAAATAGGCCTCCCCTATTGCTCACCGCCGCCGTGTACTACTCGGCAGACTTCTTAACCCACGGCAGCCGCCGCTCGTACCCGGCGGTTTCAATCAAGGAGAACTTGGATTGGATCAATGTGATGTGCTACGATTATCATGGATCGTGGGATACGTCGGTGACGGGGGCCCATGCAGCATTGTTTGATCCGAAAACTAATCTGAGCTCGATCTATGGGCTTAAGTCGTGGATCAAGGCTGGAGTGCCGGGAAGAAAGGTGGTGATGGGCTTGCCGCTCTATGGGAAAACATGGAAGCTCAAAGACCCAAATCTTCATGGGGTTGCAGCACCCGCCATTGGTGTTGGTCCGGGAAAAGAAGGTGTGCTACTTTTCTCAGAGGTGGAAGCATTCAATAAGAGGACCAAGGCTACCATTGCATATGATGTGGACACTGCATCAGTCTATTCTTTTACCGGGACAACGTGGGTTGGATACGATGATGCTCTGTCGATAACAATGAAGATTGGGTTTGCTCAGGCCCTTGGGCTTCGTGGGTATTTCTTTTGGGCCATCAGTTATGACAACGAATGGAAAATTACGACACAAG CATCAAGGGCATGGATAGTTGATAAATGA
- the LOC132184088 gene encoding uncharacterized protein LOC132184088 isoform X3: MGRIDCLYDLYANQSIGLIDPEGIEALCSDVGVGHTDVRILMLAWKMKAERQGYFSKDEWRTGLTALNVNSLDKLKKALPALEKEVMKPSNFVDFYAYAFQYCLTEEKQRFVDVETFCQLLNLVLGSKFPAQVDSITEYLKLQSDYQMLSMDQWMNFYRFCCDISFPDLQQYDPLESWAVIVDNFVEWLRKKQS; encoded by the exons ATGGGACGAATAGATTGCCTATATGATTTATATGCCAATCAATCTATAGGCCTGATTGA TCCGGAAGGAATTGAAGCACTTTGTTCTGATGTGGGAGTGGGCCATACTGATGTTAGGATCTTGATGCTTGCTTG GAAGATGAAAGCTGAAAGGCAGGGTTATTTTTCTAAG GATGAGTGGCGAACTGGCCTGACAGCTCTAAATGTCAACAGTCTGGACAAATTAAAGAAAGCACTTCCAGCACTTGAGAAAGAG GTGATGAAGCCATCAAACTTCGTGGATTTCTATGCTTATGCGTTTCAATACTGCCTAACAG AAGAGAAGCAAAGGTTTGTAGACGTTGAGACCTTTTGTCAATTGCTGAATCTTGTTCTGGGTTCCAAATTTCCTGCTCAGGTTGATTCAATAACTGAATATCTAAAG CTCCAGAGTGATTATCAGATGCTAAGCATGGACCAATGGATGAACTTCTATCGTTTTTGCTGTGAC ATAAGTTTTCCAGACCTTCAACAATATGACCCCCTTGAATCTTGGGCCGTGATTGTTGATAATTTTGTTGAATGGTTGAGAAAAAAGCAAAGCTAA